The stretch of DNA TAATAACGAACAACGATTTAAGACAACACCAACGATAGTCCAATCTTAGTCAAACTAATTAGTTTACTCTTTTTAAGAGCGACCGACCAATACCCGAAACAGCCCCGACTcaagtaatttaattaaaaactaatttacaATTTTAGTTAGAAAATTAACTCAATTTAATGGAcaacaattataaaataatttcaaatccaGGAACCAGAGAGAGTGAATCACGCCAGAGGgttctaaaatatttaaaatactgTACATAAAGTTTTCGGAAATTTTcacgaaattataatatttttaatcacatttttactcctaataattaattaaaaatagctacGAGTGTCCAAAAATTATCAAAGTGGTACCAAAATTTTCGTaaatttatttactattttactGTAAAAAGAACTAAAACAATTGGAGTCCCCTAAGGTCTCACGCGCCACCACTCTCCGGGGCTGCGACTGGGCGAAGGGAAGTGACACTGTTCACCTCCTTCTTCACCCGGTTTGCTATAAAACGGTTCAGGCGACCCGGACTCCGACCCGGTTATTGCTTTCTCGTTTCTCAACGATATTCAATGTtctatatatctttttgatcATCGTTTAATTTTACAAACATTCccggtattagtttttaaaattggaagGCTAATCACGTGTAAAAAGAGGCTAGAGTTCTCTTTAAGAAAACGACAACAAGAACACCATTAAAACCATACCCAAAGCTTCGGTTTTGATATTCCTTTGACTTAGAAAGATTCCAGAATTGTTTTAGAATTGATTTAGACTTTTGAAACAACACCAAACTCTAGTTTTATGGATTAGCAACTCAAATCCTATTTTTCTCAACTTTTAtgaatttactttttaattctCTTTGAGCGCACTACAACACCCTTTAATAAAATACGACTCTCAATCATAAAGCGACACACCAGTTCTGCAATACAATGGATATAAGAATTCAACTCAAAGAAACAGAGAAcacaaacaataacaacaacgtCATCAACACGAAGTAAGGGCAAGGCAAGGAATGGAAAGAAACACAAGCTACAACCTTAAAGCTATAAATTCAGAATTTCCTAGGTGAGTTATACAAACCCATTACCTGTCTAGTAGTGATCTCCGTGGTTTTTctcctctttctttctctcgtGAATCCTCTCTTTACTTCTCTGTTGGTAAAATAGTAGGCAATCCTAATTTGTCACTACTTTAgcctatttatagaaaacaaCCTAGGTTATTTTATCTCTCCAAGTTATAaggattttgttttattatttaatatttattattattttatcaccTCTATTTTATCACCTCCCAATTCATGCTACAAGACCCAATTTCTCTAACTACttttaaatcatttattttcctACTTCATCTTATGGGTGGATTCTAGAATGAGGGATctattaagtccctcaccggtgtaccaTTTATTTTAACCATCAGATTGATTGGGCCTACTTGATCTAATAATTCATCGCCACACACAAtttttcactctctctcacGGATCTCATTCTCTCCCTTTCCTGCACGTTTTCTTTCACCGTTCTGTTCCTTTATCTCTCCACCACCGCCTGAACATTAGTGATTACTAACTACGCTTAAAATTATCTTTTTCGGCTATGTGGAAGCAGCATAAATTATATTAATGGCGACCACcttgttacaaataaaagaacttgttacaaaattgttttctattttctaaGGTGTGACTCAATTGACAGTTTagtttttatgataaaattgtaaaaactaaCTTTAATGCAAAGGATGATCAATAATGGTCTTTGAATTTCATCATTTAAACACCTtattaacaaaatcaataacAAGAACATGGAAAAAAGAATCAGTGTAGTTGATGTCTTTTATTCTATCAATTTTTCTGAACTTTGTTTGAACTTTTGAATCTAGGTAGTACACCTTTGGTACAACCATGAAAACTTTGCAAAgaacaaacatgtttttttgtttcttttttgaataattagaaaaaacaaCGGGGGTTGTTGATCTGTAAGAAGCTTGCCCAACACAATTTTGATCGGTGTTGTATGCGTTGCTTGCAGAGAGAAACAATTTTCTACAAATTTTGTGAGCAGACCATGATGCATATGGGGGAAGAGATAGAGTTAGGATTGTGTGTAAATATGGGTAAgagttcttattttaatttctataaaatCTAAACCGTTAATAGATCCCTCACCCTAGAAGCCACCCATCTTATGTACTTCAAATTTCCGTCAACTAATTATTTAACATTCTAAAATAATTAGATAATCACGCAAACACATCTAAACCATTAATTCCTAACAAAATAGACAAGGATTAACTAAATTCTAAATAAACGAATAATTCTAAAAGTCgggcgttacaactctcccccacttatagAATTTTCGTCCTCGAAAATTAGTTACCTCATGCATCTGACTTCGAGCCCCACAAGCCGAACACCTTCCCTTTCGATGGAGTAGCATCTCGTGTCTTCCATGGTTTGTCACACTCGGTACTAATATGGCCTGGCTCTgaacaattaaaacaaatcacGGGATTTTTACACTCATTGGCAAAATGTCCCGGCTTTCCACATTTATAACATTTCAGATTCTTCGCCTTGCACTCGGCGATCTTGTGTCCTGTCTCGCCACACCTGTAGCAACGGTCTCCCCCACTTGTGTCATGCCCATCGGTAGTCTTCTGCTTACCTCCCTGATCTACTTTCGGCTTGTCATATGGTTTGCTGCGGTTCTGGCCCGCATTCTTCTTGTCGCTCAAGGCCTTGTAGTGGTTACTCTTAACTTTGTTATCTTCTTCATAGATCCGACTCTTATTGACCAAGGTAGCAAACTAAAGGAGCTCTTGATATCCAATACCTGCCTTGATCTCTGGTCGCAAGCCATTCTCGAATTTGACGCACTTCGACCTCTCATTCTCAGCATTGTTGTAGTGGGGACAATATCTTATCAGGTCTTCAAATTTGGCAGCATATTCGGCCACCGACATAGTACCTTGGCTCAGCCCCAAGAATTCCATCTCTTTCTTGCTCTGAACATCAGCAGGGAAGTACTTTTCCAAGAAGGCCCCTTTGAACCCGGCCCAAGTGATTAGGATGTCTGTCGCTTGCATTCTCTGCCGCGCGTTGCCCCACCAACGGTCAGCCTCCCCCTTCAACATATGGGTTGCCAACGTCACCCTCTGTGCGTCTGTCGACGCCATAGCCATGAATATTCTTTCAATCTCCTGAAGCCAATCCTGTGCACCCTCAGGATCATACATCCCTTTGAACATGGGAGGGTCATTCTTCAAAAACCTATCCAGCCTCTCTTCCTCCGCATTACCCTGAATATTCCCAAAGGCCTGGGCAATATTGTTCAACGCGTTTGCAATAGCTAGGTCATTATGTCCGGCCATTTCTCCACACAAAACCCTGAAAAACAAAAGTTAGAAATGATACGACTTGGTCCGATTggaccgacctgctctgataccaagttgtaacacccttaatttttaccctttaattttatttgtaaaatgtctctttaataaaaatgcagcggaaacaaactcataaacaaaattaatttgtccGAAGGATTCAAATCACTAAGGTAAACACCAcggttcaatttaaaaattcgtAAAGCAataaaacaactaaaataaaatttagagttcCCCCATAGGACTTCCTAGCAGAGCAACTCAATTATTGAAAACACAAAAGGAAGACAGCTCCTAATGCCATCTCCGGACTCTCAGCTAAGCATCATTGTTTACCTGAAAACCTACGATTGCACATCGTAGGGGCGAACCAGAAAAGGGGTGAGTAACAACGTCACACAATTAACTGAATTCTATAGTAATATAAGAAGTAGCCAAACACATGGTAACAACAAGCAACATATTATCCTTTTGGACGACTGAATACGCACACAACACAACTCTTAGATACCACAACTCAACAAGCTAATACACACGCGCTACCAACGATTCATCAACTTCATTGCTACATCATTACTACACCATTATCAATATATAATTCGATATCATTATGACATCTTTGCTACCTCATGGctacctcataataataataataatata from Trifolium pratense cultivar HEN17-A07 linkage group LG5, ARS_RC_1.1, whole genome shotgun sequence encodes:
- the LOC123886089 gene encoding uncharacterized protein LOC123886089, with the protein product MAGHNDLAIANALNNIAQAFGNIQGNAEEERLDRFLKNDPPMFKGMYDPEGAQDWLQEIERIFMAMASTDAQRVTLATHMLKGEADRWWGNARQRMQATDILITWAGFKGAFLEKYFPADVQSKKEMEFLGLSQGTMSVAEYAAKFEDLIRYCPHYNNAENERSKCVKFENGLRPEIKAEPGHISTECDKPWKTRDATPSKGKVFGLWGSKSDA